A single Klebsiella variicola DNA region contains:
- the glnB gene encoding nitrogen regulatory protein P-II — protein MKKIDAIIKPFKLDDVREALAEVGITGMTVTEVKGFGRQKGHTELYRGAEYMVDFLPKVKIEIVVTDDIVDTCVDTIIRTAQTGKIGDGKIFVFDVARVIRIRTGEEDDAAI, from the coding sequence ATGAAAAAGATTGATGCGATTATTAAACCTTTCAAACTGGATGACGTGCGTGAAGCGCTGGCCGAAGTCGGCATCACCGGGATGACGGTGACGGAAGTGAAGGGCTTTGGCCGCCAGAAAGGTCATACCGAGCTGTACCGCGGCGCGGAGTACATGGTGGATTTTCTGCCAAAAGTAAAAATTGAAATCGTGGTGACCGACGATATCGTCGATACCTGTGTGGATACCATCATCCGTACGGCGCAGACCGGCAAGATTGGCGACGGCAAGATCTTTGTCTTCGACGTCGCGCGGGTCATTCGTATCCGTACTGGTGAAGAAGACGACGCGGCGATTTAA